A stretch of the Photobacterium sp. CCB-ST2H9 genome encodes the following:
- the guaB gene encoding IMP dehydrogenase — MLRIKQEALTFDDVLLVPAHSTVLPNTADLRTRLTKTISLNIPMVSASMDTVTEGRLAIALAQEGGIGFIHKNMSIEQQAREVRMVKKFEAGVVQEPVTVKPYQTIADVKRLTEENGFAGYPVVDDNHALVGIITGRDVRFVTDLTQTVESVMTPKERLASVKEGASREEVEAVMQAHRVEKVLVVNSKFQLKGMITAKDFQKAERKPNACKDEQGRLRVGAAVGAGAGNEERVKALVEAGVDVLLIDSSHGHSEGVLQRIRETRAAFPELPIVGGNVATAEGARALIEAGVSAVKVGIGPGSICTTRIVTGVGVPQITAIADAAAVANEYDIPVIADGGIRFSGDMCKAIAAGASCVMVGSMFAGTEEAPGEVELYQGRAYKSYRGMGSLGAMSKGSSDRYFQTDNAADKLVPEGIEGRVAYKGHLKEIVHQQMGGLRSSMGLTGSATIEDLRTKAEFVRISGAGMQESHVHDVTITKEAPNYRLG; from the coding sequence ATGTTACGTATCAAACAAGAAGCTTTGACCTTTGATGATGTCCTGCTGGTTCCGGCACACTCGACTGTACTTCCTAACACTGCGGATCTGCGCACCCGTCTGACCAAAACTATTTCGCTGAATATCCCGATGGTGTCTGCCTCTATGGATACAGTCACTGAAGGCCGTCTGGCGATTGCGTTGGCCCAGGAAGGGGGGATTGGCTTTATTCACAAGAATATGTCAATCGAACAACAGGCACGTGAAGTGCGTATGGTGAAGAAATTTGAAGCGGGTGTGGTTCAGGAGCCGGTAACGGTGAAACCTTACCAGACCATTGCTGATGTGAAGCGTCTGACCGAAGAAAACGGCTTTGCCGGTTACCCTGTGGTTGATGACAATCATGCGCTGGTGGGGATTATCACCGGCCGTGACGTTCGCTTCGTTACCGATCTGACTCAGACAGTCGAAAGCGTGATGACGCCGAAAGAGCGTCTGGCTTCTGTGAAGGAAGGGGCTTCCCGCGAAGAAGTTGAAGCAGTGATGCAAGCGCATCGCGTCGAAAAAGTACTGGTTGTGAACAGCAAGTTCCAGCTGAAAGGTATGATTACGGCTAAAGACTTCCAGAAAGCAGAGCGTAAGCCAAACGCCTGTAAAGATGAGCAGGGCCGTCTGCGAGTTGGTGCCGCGGTGGGTGCCGGTGCAGGCAACGAAGAGCGTGTGAAAGCGCTGGTTGAAGCCGGTGTGGATGTGCTGCTGATTGACTCATCTCACGGTCATTCTGAAGGTGTACTGCAGCGTATCCGTGAAACCCGTGCTGCTTTCCCTGAGCTGCCAATTGTTGGCGGTAACGTGGCGACAGCTGAAGGTGCCCGTGCCCTGATTGAAGCGGGTGTCAGTGCAGTGAAAGTCGGGATTGGCCCGGGTTCAATCTGTACCACACGTATTGTTACCGGTGTTGGTGTTCCGCAAATTACAGCCATTGCTGATGCTGCCGCAGTTGCTAATGAGTATGACATTCCTGTGATTGCCGACGGTGGTATCCGTTTCTCGGGCGATATGTGTAAAGCGATTGCAGCCGGTGCATCCTGCGTGATGGTGGGTTCTATGTTTGCCGGTACTGAAGAAGCACCGGGTGAAGTGGAACTGTATCAGGGTCGTGCATATAAATCTTACCGTGGCATGGGCTCTCTGGGTGCTATGTCTAAAGGTTCTTCTGACCGTTACTTCCAGACAGACAATGCAGCAGACAAGCTGGTTCCTGAAGGGATTGAAGGCCGCGTGGCTTATAAAGGCCACCTGAAAGAAATCGTGCACCAGCAAATGGGCGGCCTGCGTTCAAGCATGGGCCTGACCGGTTCTGCGACCATTGAAGACTTGCGCACCAAGGCTGAATTCGTACGTATTTCCGGCGCTGGTATGCAGGAATCACACGTTCACGATGTGACCATTACCAAAGAAGCTCCGAACTACCGTCTGGGCTGA
- the xseA gene encoding exodeoxyribonuclease VII large subunit, whose product MSLYNTVSSQNQRIFTVSSLNAQVRLLLENEMGVVWLIGELSNFSAPVSGHWYFTLKDARAQVKCAMFRGNNQRVTFRPANGNQVLVKARLSLYEPRGDYQLIIESMQPEGDGRLQQQFEKLKMQLAGEGLFAQTLKKALPEQPKRVGIITSKTGAALHDILNVLKRRDPGLPVVIYPTMVQGEGAAISIAQAIGRANSRQECDVLIVGRGGGSLEDLWAFNEEIVARTIAASQIPIISAVGHEVDVTIADFVADMRAPTPSAAAELVSRDLSVQMQKITQRQQHLRHAMRHYLSQRQSQLVRWQHRLDRQHPQVQLNQQSQRLDELRSRLERAMRKQISDSQQHVHRNEYKLALHSPAQRLEKLSSQLATQQRRLQDAMDRRLVNARHQLAMATEKLDAVSPLATLARGYSITRHENGQVIRSAAQVKTGDTLQTTLADGEIRSTVTD is encoded by the coding sequence GTGAGTCTTTACAATACCGTTTCATCCCAGAATCAGCGTATCTTTACGGTTTCCAGCCTGAACGCCCAGGTCCGGCTGTTACTGGAAAATGAAATGGGTGTGGTCTGGCTGATCGGAGAATTATCCAACTTCTCTGCACCAGTTTCCGGACACTGGTATTTCACACTCAAAGACGCACGGGCCCAGGTGAAATGCGCCATGTTCCGGGGCAATAACCAGCGCGTAACTTTCCGCCCGGCCAACGGAAATCAGGTGCTGGTCAAGGCAAGGCTGTCATTGTACGAACCGCGTGGTGATTACCAGCTGATTATCGAAAGCATGCAGCCTGAAGGGGATGGCCGCCTGCAGCAGCAGTTCGAAAAACTGAAAATGCAGCTCGCTGGCGAAGGCCTGTTTGCTCAGACCTTAAAGAAAGCACTGCCGGAACAACCGAAACGCGTCGGCATCATCACCTCTAAAACCGGTGCTGCGTTGCATGACATTCTGAATGTCCTCAAACGCCGCGATCCCGGCTTGCCGGTCGTCATCTACCCGACGATGGTGCAGGGCGAAGGTGCCGCAATTTCCATTGCTCAGGCGATTGGCCGGGCGAATTCACGCCAGGAATGTGATGTCCTGATTGTTGGCCGGGGCGGCGGTTCACTGGAAGATCTCTGGGCCTTTAACGAAGAGATTGTTGCCCGAACCATCGCGGCCAGCCAGATCCCGATTATCAGTGCCGTAGGTCATGAGGTCGATGTCACCATCGCCGATTTTGTCGCGGACATGCGTGCTCCGACACCATCCGCTGCAGCCGAGCTGGTCAGCCGTGATCTCAGCGTACAAATGCAGAAAATCACGCAGCGGCAGCAGCATCTACGCCATGCAATGCGCCACTATCTGTCACAACGCCAAAGTCAGCTGGTACGCTGGCAGCACAGGCTCGACCGCCAGCATCCGCAAGTTCAGTTGAATCAGCAGAGCCAGCGTCTGGATGAACTGCGCAGCCGTCTTGAAAGAGCGATGCGCAAACAGATCTCTGACAGCCAGCAACACGTCCATCGCAATGAGTACAAACTGGCGCTTCACTCACCAGCTCAGCGACTGGAAAAACTGAGCTCTCAGCTTGCCACCCAGCAGCGCCGTTTGCAGGACGCGATGGATCGCCGGCTGGTCAATGCACGGCACCAGCTGGCAATGGCAACAGAAAAACTCGATGCCGTCAGTCCACTGGCAACCTTAGCACGCGGATACTCCATCACCCGGCATGAAAACGGCCAGGTCATCCGCAGCGCCGCTCAGGTCAAAACCGGAGACACCCTGCAAACGACACTGGCCGACGGAGAAATCCGCTCAACCGTGACGGATTAA
- a CDS encoding ABC transporter ATP-binding protein, whose translation MQKSLLSVEALSVAFTMESGIVDAVKQVSFSLEKGQTLALVGESGSGKSVTSSAVMGLLPKNGRVDPTSKIWFQGTELLALPEKVLRGFRGGKIAMIFQEPMTSLNPYMPVGEQVAEAIRCHRDVSSKEAMEETLALFKRVHLPEPHKRIRHYPHEFSGGQLQRIMIAMALANKPDLLIADEPTTALDVTVQAEVLSLLKEIQAEMGMAILFITHDLGVVRHFADDVVVMCQGEVVETGTVEKVFHHPEHPYTRMLLDAEPKPREHAEKASEPVILQADDVKVSYVLKSNWMGQPTEYLEAVKGISLTLRQGETVGIVGESGSGKSTLGRALMQLLPSTGNISFEGKNMRQMSASERFELKRHMQMVFQDPYGSLSPRMTIGEIITEPLTVFTNMSKSERMQKARQVLQEVRLDPHCINRYPHEFSGGQRQRIAIARALIFEPKFILLDEPTSALDRSVQLTVLDLLKDIQRRHNIGYLFISHDLAVVRAISDHVMVMQRGEVVEQGTPEQIFDHPQQAYTQRLISACMLVEDAA comes from the coding sequence ATGCAGAAGTCATTGCTGTCAGTCGAAGCGCTGTCCGTGGCATTCACGATGGAGAGCGGCATTGTGGATGCGGTGAAGCAGGTCAGTTTCAGTCTTGAAAAAGGCCAGACTCTGGCGCTGGTTGGTGAATCCGGATCGGGGAAATCGGTGACTTCCAGTGCGGTAATGGGGCTGTTGCCGAAAAATGGCAGGGTCGATCCGACCAGCAAGATCTGGTTTCAGGGCACTGAGCTGCTGGCTTTACCTGAAAAAGTACTTCGGGGTTTTCGGGGCGGTAAGATTGCCATGATTTTTCAGGAGCCAATGACATCGCTCAATCCATATATGCCGGTCGGTGAGCAGGTGGCTGAAGCAATTCGTTGCCACCGGGATGTTTCGTCGAAAGAGGCCATGGAAGAAACGCTGGCCCTGTTCAAGCGGGTTCATCTGCCGGAGCCACACAAGCGGATTCGTCATTATCCGCATGAATTCTCAGGTGGTCAGTTGCAGCGGATCATGATTGCGATGGCGTTGGCGAATAAGCCGGATCTGCTGATTGCCGATGAGCCGACCACTGCGCTGGATGTCACCGTACAGGCTGAGGTGCTGTCGCTGCTGAAGGAAATTCAGGCTGAAATGGGTATGGCAATCCTGTTTATTACCCATGATCTGGGTGTCGTCCGACACTTTGCCGATGATGTGGTGGTCATGTGCCAGGGTGAAGTTGTGGAAACCGGGACGGTTGAGAAAGTCTTCCATCATCCGGAGCATCCTTACACCCGGATGCTGCTGGACGCTGAACCTAAGCCGAGAGAGCATGCAGAGAAAGCCAGCGAACCCGTGATTCTTCAGGCGGATGATGTCAAAGTCAGTTATGTGCTGAAATCGAACTGGATGGGACAGCCGACCGAGTACCTCGAAGCGGTGAAGGGGATCAGCCTGACATTGCGGCAGGGCGAAACGGTGGGGATTGTCGGTGAATCCGGTTCCGGTAAATCCACCTTAGGCCGCGCGCTGATGCAGTTGCTGCCTTCAACCGGCAATATCTCTTTTGAAGGCAAGAACATGCGTCAGATGAGCGCATCAGAGCGATTTGAGCTGAAACGCCACATGCAGATGGTCTTCCAGGACCCTTATGGTTCGTTGTCGCCCCGCATGACGATTGGTGAGATTATCACTGAGCCGCTGACTGTCTTCACGAATATGTCCAAGTCGGAGCGGATGCAGAAAGCCCGTCAGGTCCTGCAGGAAGTACGTCTCGATCCGCACTGTATCAACCGTTATCCACATGAGTTTTCCGGCGGCCAGCGTCAGCGGATTGCGATTGCCCGTGCGCTGATTTTCGAGCCGAAATTTATTTTGCTGGATGAGCCAACCTCAGCGCTGGACCGTTCGGTACAGCTGACAGTGCTGGATTTGCTGAAAGACATTCAGCGGCGTCATAACATCGGTTATCTGTTCATCAGCCATGATCTGGCCGTGGTTCGCGCCATCTCGGATCATGTGATGGTCATGCAGCGCGGAGAAGTGGTGGAGCAGGGGACGCCTGAGCAGATCTTTGATCATCCGCAGCAGGCGTATACACAGCGTTTGATCAGCGCGTGTATGCTCGTTGAAGACGCGGCTTAA
- a CDS encoding zinc ribbon domain-containing protein — protein sequence MSSSLCPVCQLNLDWQQGNYYCPHCKREVVKHARCPDCEQSLEQLNACGAASYFCPQCNALKSKSRARITFSFSENHPAEKLP from the coding sequence ATGTCATCATCGTTGTGCCCCGTTTGTCAGCTGAATCTGGACTGGCAGCAAGGAAATTATTATTGCCCGCATTGCAAGCGCGAAGTGGTCAAACATGCCCGTTGTCCGGACTGTGAGCAGTCATTGGAACAACTGAATGCCTGCGGAGCCGCCAGCTATTTTTGTCCTCAGTGCAATGCGCTGAAATCGAAATCCCGTGCCCGGATTACTTTTAGTTTTTCAGAGAATCACCCGGCAGAAAAGTTGCCCTGA
- the der gene encoding ribosome biogenesis GTPase Der gives MIPVVALVGRPNVGKSTLFNRLTRTRDALVADFPGLTRDRKYGRAELEENEFIVIDTGGIDGSEEGVETKMAEQSLLAIEEADVVLFLVDGRAGLTAADEAIAKHLRSRQKPTFLVVNKIDGIDADSACADFWQLGVDEMHQIAAAQNRGVTALMERALAPFVEAWKAEHAEDEEFVDIESLDSVEAIEKANLTEEDAEAAYKRLQEQPIKLAIIGRPNVGKSTLTNRILGEERVVVYDMPGTTRDSIYIPMERDGQDYVLIDTAGVRRRKNMNEAVEKFSVIQTLKAVEDANVVLLVIDARENISDQDLSLLGFALNAGRSLVIAVNKWDGLDNEVKERVKSELDRRLGFVDFARIHFISALHGTGVGHLYESVQEAYQSATKRISTSLLTRIMQMAQDDHQPPMIRGRRVKLKYAHAGGYNPPIVVIHGNQVNDLPGSYKRYLMNYYRKTLEMMGTPIRIQFQNSDNPYGNVKRQKLTVSQERQRKRLTTALKNRENNQ, from the coding sequence ATGATTCCTGTAGTTGCCCTTGTCGGGCGCCCGAATGTGGGTAAATCGACGTTGTTTAACCGTCTTACTCGCACCCGGGATGCGCTGGTCGCTGACTTTCCTGGCCTAACCAGGGATCGTAAGTACGGTCGAGCTGAGCTCGAAGAGAACGAATTTATTGTCATCGACACCGGCGGTATCGACGGTTCAGAAGAAGGCGTTGAAACCAAAATGGCCGAGCAGTCGCTGCTGGCGATTGAAGAAGCAGACGTTGTGCTGTTTCTGGTGGATGGCCGTGCTGGTCTGACGGCGGCTGATGAAGCCATTGCCAAGCACCTGCGCAGCCGGCAGAAACCAACGTTTCTGGTGGTGAACAAGATTGACGGCATTGATGCCGACAGTGCCTGTGCAGACTTCTGGCAACTGGGTGTTGATGAAATGCACCAGATTGCCGCGGCGCAGAACCGTGGTGTGACTGCGCTGATGGAACGTGCACTGGCTCCGTTCGTGGAAGCATGGAAAGCAGAGCATGCCGAAGATGAAGAGTTCGTTGATATTGAGTCACTGGACTCTGTTGAGGCGATCGAAAAAGCGAACCTGACGGAAGAAGATGCTGAGGCAGCTTACAAACGTCTGCAGGAACAGCCAATCAAGCTGGCAATTATCGGTCGTCCGAATGTGGGTAAGTCGACCCTGACGAACCGGATCCTGGGTGAAGAACGGGTGGTCGTGTATGACATGCCGGGAACCACACGTGACTCCATCTATATCCCAATGGAGCGTGACGGCCAGGACTATGTGCTGATTGATACTGCGGGTGTGCGTCGCCGGAAGAATATGAACGAGGCTGTTGAAAAATTCTCGGTGATTCAGACGTTGAAAGCCGTTGAAGATGCCAACGTTGTCCTGCTGGTCATTGATGCCCGTGAAAATATTTCTGATCAGGATCTGAGCCTGTTGGGCTTTGCCCTGAATGCCGGTCGTTCGCTGGTGATTGCAGTGAACAAATGGGATGGTCTGGATAATGAAGTGAAAGAGCGAGTGAAGTCTGAGCTGGACCGTCGTCTGGGCTTTGTTGACTTTGCCCGGATCCACTTTATTTCGGCGCTGCACGGAACTGGCGTTGGTCATCTGTATGAATCCGTTCAGGAAGCTTACCAGTCTGCGACCAAGCGTATCAGTACTTCGCTGCTGACCCGGATTATGCAAATGGCGCAGGATGATCACCAACCGCCAATGATTCGTGGCCGTCGTGTGAAGCTGAAATATGCGCACGCCGGTGGTTATAACCCGCCAATCGTTGTCATTCATGGTAACCAGGTTAATGATCTTCCGGGCTCTTACAAACGTTACCTGATGAACTATTACCGTAAGACACTGGAAATGATGGGGACACCAATCCGCATTCAGTTCCAGAACAGTGATAACCCATATGGTAACGTGAAGCGTCAGAAACTGACGGTTTCTCAGGAGCGTCAGCGTAAACGACTGACGACAGCCCTGAAGAACAGGGAAAACAATCAGTAA
- the bamB gene encoding outer membrane protein assembly factor BamB produces MRKLLKQAVALAVTLSVLSGCASEEEAVQMAPLPAVENQFKPVQDWARNIGEGVQHFYSRLAPVTGYGKLYVASRDGVVEALDPSTGKQIWEHQVHAEENAKLSGGLSVAYNKVFIGSENAEVIALDAETGEEVWRVDVDGEVLAKPLADEGMVMVNTSRGILQAMDAQTGVTKWQISSDVPTLTLRGDSAPVSISGGVFWGQANGRLAGAFIRNGQLIWQQPVGQPQGATEIDRLVDVDAAPVVEGNRLYTAGYNGNLVAIDLRSGQQVWKRNYSSATDFVIDSGVLFLVTADDHLVAVDIRSGTELWQNTDLAHRILSAPSVINGKLVVGDSLGYLHWLDPRSGEFVAQQQTDGSGISVPPLALADGYLVVTREGKLSKMHLP; encoded by the coding sequence ATGCGCAAGCTATTGAAGCAAGCCGTAGCCCTGGCGGTCACTCTGAGTGTTTTGAGCGGCTGTGCCAGCGAAGAAGAAGCGGTGCAAATGGCTCCGTTACCTGCTGTTGAAAACCAGTTCAAACCCGTTCAGGATTGGGCTCGTAATATCGGCGAAGGTGTACAGCATTTCTATTCTCGTCTGGCACCTGTAACCGGCTACGGCAAACTGTATGTTGCCAGCCGGGATGGGGTGGTTGAAGCACTGGATCCGAGTACGGGGAAACAGATCTGGGAACATCAGGTTCACGCTGAAGAGAATGCGAAGCTCTCTGGTGGTCTGTCGGTGGCTTACAATAAAGTTTTCATCGGCAGCGAAAATGCAGAAGTGATTGCTCTGGATGCGGAAACCGGTGAAGAAGTCTGGCGGGTTGATGTCGACGGCGAAGTGCTGGCGAAACCTTTGGCTGATGAAGGCATGGTGATGGTCAATACCAGCCGTGGCATTCTTCAGGCAATGGATGCCCAGACGGGTGTGACCAAATGGCAAATCAGCAGTGATGTTCCTACATTAACTCTGCGCGGTGACAGTGCCCCGGTCTCGATTTCCGGCGGTGTTTTCTGGGGACAGGCCAATGGTCGTCTTGCGGGTGCTTTCATCCGTAATGGTCAGCTGATCTGGCAACAGCCGGTTGGTCAGCCTCAGGGTGCGACGGAAATTGATCGCCTGGTTGATGTGGATGCAGCGCCTGTTGTTGAGGGCAATCGTCTCTATACCGCAGGATATAACGGAAATCTGGTAGCCATTGATCTTCGCAGCGGTCAGCAGGTGTGGAAACGTAATTATTCCTCAGCGACTGATTTTGTGATTGATTCAGGCGTGCTGTTTCTGGTGACTGCGGATGACCATCTGGTTGCCGTTGATATCCGCAGCGGGACTGAGCTGTGGCAGAATACAGATCTGGCTCACCGCATTCTCAGTGCACCGTCGGTGATTAACGGGAAACTGGTGGTTGGCGACAGCCTCGGATACCTGCACTGGCTGGATCCCCGCAGTGGTGAATTTGTTGCTCAGCAACAAACGGATGGCAGCGGGATTAGCGTTCCGCCGCTGGCACTGGCCGATGGCTATCTGGTGGTAACCAGAGAAGGCAAACTGAGCAAAATGCATTTGCCTTAG
- a CDS encoding tetratricopeptide repeat protein, protein MDVNTTEEQQIEIIKAWIKENGKAVVLGAVLGLGGLYGWRYYQAEVQAAKEQASEAYTQTVQALNSGNDGAVSQAQTFIHDYESTQYAVLAALQLAKVQIDQGDLDAAAEQLNWAISHTDDIALLPVAHTRLARILAAQKSYDEALAELDKVKAESWKGKVAELRGDILLQKGDKSAAREAYLSANELGASPALQIKLDDLAQ, encoded by the coding sequence GTGGACGTCAATACCACTGAAGAGCAACAGATTGAAATCATTAAGGCATGGATCAAGGAAAACGGCAAAGCCGTGGTTCTTGGCGCCGTATTAGGTCTGGGTGGCCTTTACGGATGGCGTTATTATCAGGCTGAAGTGCAGGCTGCGAAAGAGCAGGCCTCTGAAGCCTATACTCAGACAGTGCAGGCACTGAACAGTGGTAATGACGGCGCGGTGAGTCAGGCGCAAACTTTCATTCATGATTATGAGAGCACTCAGTACGCTGTCCTGGCAGCTTTGCAGTTGGCGAAAGTACAGATTGACCAAGGTGATCTGGATGCGGCCGCTGAACAGCTGAACTGGGCGATCAGCCATACGGATGATATCGCTTTGTTACCTGTTGCACATACACGTCTGGCTCGTATTCTGGCAGCTCAGAAGTCTTATGATGAGGCGCTGGCTGAACTGGATAAAGTGAAAGCAGAAAGCTGGAAAGGTAAAGTTGCTGAACTGCGCGGTGATATTTTGCTGCAAAAAGGTGACAAGTCTGCAGCCCGTGAAGCTTACCTCAGCGCGAATGAACTGGGTGCTTCTCCGGCTTTGCAAATCAAACTTGACGATTTGGCCCAGTAA
- the hisS gene encoding histidine--tRNA ligase — translation MAKQIQAIRGMNDCLPTQTPLWQKVENTAKQVVSAYGYSEIRMPIVEMTNLFKRAIGEVTDVVEKEMYTFEDRNGDSLTLRPEGTAGCVRAGIENGLLYNQEQRLWYMGPMFRHERPQKGRYRQFYQFGVEVFGIQGPDVDAELIMMTARLWRELGIDKHVRLELNSIGSSEARAAYREALVAFLEQHTEVLDEDCKRRMYTNPLRVLDSKNQAVQAILADAPKLSEYLDEESKAHFAGLCELLDAAGIEYQVNERLVRGLDYYNRTVFEWITNSLGAQGTVCGGGRYDGMVEQLGGRATQGVGFAMGLERLVLMLEELELTEVRRNVDVYVVTAGEGTLMAGMKLAETLREAVPGLRVMNHFGGGNFKKQFKRADNVGAAVALVLGENEIAEGTVVVKDLRGGEQLTLPQAEVATKLAELI, via the coding sequence GTGGCGAAACAAATTCAAGCAATTCGAGGCATGAACGACTGCCTCCCGACCCAGACTCCGCTTTGGCAGAAAGTGGAAAATACCGCGAAACAGGTTGTCAGCGCTTACGGATACAGCGAAATCCGTATGCCGATTGTTGAAATGACAAATCTGTTCAAACGAGCGATCGGTGAAGTCACCGACGTGGTTGAGAAGGAAATGTATACCTTCGAAGACCGTAATGGCGACAGCCTGACACTGCGTCCGGAAGGTACTGCGGGCTGTGTCCGTGCAGGGATTGAAAATGGTCTGCTGTACAATCAGGAACAACGCCTGTGGTATATGGGACCGATGTTTCGCCATGAGCGCCCGCAAAAAGGCCGTTATCGCCAGTTTTATCAGTTTGGGGTCGAGGTCTTCGGGATTCAGGGACCGGATGTCGACGCTGAGCTGATTATGATGACCGCACGTCTGTGGCGTGAGCTGGGTATCGATAAACATGTACGCCTGGAACTGAACTCTATTGGTTCTTCTGAAGCCCGTGCCGCTTACCGTGAAGCGCTGGTTGCTTTCCTGGAACAGCATACCGAAGTGCTGGATGAGGATTGCAAACGCCGGATGTATACCAACCCTCTGCGTGTATTGGACTCAAAAAACCAGGCCGTTCAGGCGATTCTGGCGGATGCGCCGAAATTGTCTGAGTATCTGGATGAAGAATCTAAAGCGCATTTTGCAGGTTTGTGTGAACTATTAGACGCTGCGGGTATCGAATACCAGGTAAATGAACGCCTTGTGCGTGGTTTGGATTATTATAACCGCACCGTTTTTGAGTGGATCACCAATAGCCTGGGTGCCCAGGGTACCGTCTGTGGCGGTGGTCGCTATGACGGTATGGTTGAGCAGCTGGGTGGCCGTGCAACTCAGGGCGTTGGTTTCGCCATGGGTCTGGAACGTCTGGTGCTGATGCTCGAAGAACTGGAACTGACAGAAGTTCGCCGTAATGTAGATGTGTATGTGGTCACGGCTGGTGAAGGCACGCTGATGGCGGGTATGAAGCTGGCAGAAACCCTGCGTGAAGCCGTACCGGGTCTTCGCGTGATGAATCACTTTGGCGGCGGTAACTTCAAGAAGCAGTTCAAGCGTGCAGATAATGTCGGCGCGGCTGTCGCACTGGTACTGGGCGAGAACGAAATTGCTGAAGGTACTGTTGTGGTGAAAGACCTTCGTGGCGGCGAGCAGCTGACTTTGCCTCAGGCAGAGGTTGCGACCAAGCTGGCAGAATTGATTTAA
- the ispG gene encoding flavodoxin-dependent (E)-4-hydroxy-3-methylbut-2-enyl-diphosphate synthase, which translates to MHNESPIKRRPSTRIYVGKVPIGDGAPIAVQSMTNTRTTDVEATVAQIRALEKVGADIVRVSVPTMDAAEAFKLIKQQVNVPLVADIHFDYRIALQVAEYGVDCLRINPGNIGREDRIRAVVDCARDKNIPIRIGVNGGSLEKDLQQKYGEPTPEALVESAMRHVDILDRLNFDQFKVSVKASDVFLAVESYRRLAKEIKQPLHLGITEAGGARAGAVKSAVGLGMLLAEGIGDTLRISLAADPIEEIKVGFDILKSLRIRSRGINFIACPTCSRQEFDVIGTVNELEQRLEDITVPMDVSVIGCVVNGPGEAEVSHLGIAGGNRKSAFYEDGVRQKERFDNDNVIDQLETKIRAKASMMDLRNRIDVTEK; encoded by the coding sequence ATGCATAACGAGTCCCCGATTAAACGCCGCCCTTCTACCCGAATTTATGTGGGCAAGGTGCCAATTGGTGATGGTGCGCCGATTGCCGTGCAGTCCATGACCAATACCCGAACCACTGATGTCGAAGCAACAGTTGCGCAAATTCGCGCACTGGAAAAGGTCGGCGCTGATATTGTCCGTGTTTCTGTACCGACGATGGATGCGGCTGAAGCCTTCAAGCTGATTAAGCAACAGGTGAATGTACCGTTGGTAGCGGATATTCATTTTGACTACCGAATCGCTCTGCAAGTGGCGGAATACGGCGTTGACTGTCTGCGCATCAATCCGGGGAACATCGGCCGAGAAGACCGTATCCGTGCAGTCGTTGACTGTGCGCGGGACAAAAACATCCCGATTCGTATCGGCGTGAACGGTGGCTCACTGGAAAAAGACCTGCAGCAGAAGTACGGTGAACCGACGCCGGAAGCACTGGTTGAGTCCGCAATGCGTCATGTCGATATTCTGGACCGTCTGAATTTCGATCAGTTTAAGGTCAGTGTGAAAGCCTCTGATGTTTTCCTGGCGGTGGAGTCTTACCGCAGGCTGGCTAAAGAAATTAAGCAGCCTTTGCATCTGGGGATCACGGAGGCGGGTGGTGCACGGGCCGGTGCAGTGAAATCTGCCGTTGGTCTGGGCATGCTGCTGGCGGAAGGTATCGGCGACACATTGCGTATTTCTCTGGCGGCAGATCCGATCGAAGAAATCAAAGTCGGCTTTGATATTCTGAAATCGCTTCGGATTCGTTCCCGCGGTATTAACTTTATTGCCTGTCCGACCTGCTCGCGTCAGGAATTTGATGTGATCGGGACGGTAAACGAACTGGAGCAGCGCCTGGAAGATATCACGGTACCGATGGATGTTTCCGTCATTGGCTGTGTGGTGAATGGTCCGGGCGAGGCGGAAGTCTCCCATCTTGGTATTGCCGGCGGTAACCGCAAAAGTGCTTTCTACGAAGACGGTGTCCGTCAGAAAGAGCGCTTTGATAACGACAACGTGATCGACCAGCTGGAAACCAAAATCCGGGCAAAAGCGTCCATGATGGATCTGCGTAACCGGATTGACGTTACCGAAAAGTAA